A stretch of DNA from Bacillus sp. NP157:
GTTGAGCTTCTCGCTGTCGACCTGGGCCTGGTCGGTGCGCACGGTGCCTTCGTACTGGTGCACGGTGGCCAGCGCGGTGTCGACGGTCTGCTTCGAGGTGGAATCCTGCGCGGCCAGTTGCTGGTAACGCCGGTAGTCCAGCCGGGCGTTTTCGAGCAGTGCCTGGTCACGCTGCAACTGCCCCTGGTACTGGGCCAGTGCGACTTCGTAAGGGCGTGGGTCGACCTGGGCGAGCAGGTCGCCCTTCTTCACCGGCTGGCCTTCCCGGAACGGGATGGCGGTGAGGTAGCCGCTGATCTGCGACTTCACCGTGGCGGTCGCCAGCGAGGTCACCGTGCCCAGCGCCGTCAGCGTCACCGGGATATCTCCCGTGGTGGCGGTGGCGACGCCGACCGAGGTGCTGACCGTGCGGCCACCGGCCTTCGGCTGCCCCGCGCTGGTCAGCACGCGCCATACGATGACGGCGGCGATCACCGCCACCACGAGCAGCAGCCACGGCCACAGGCGGCGCGGGCGACGGGAAGAGGGGGCAGGCGAGGCGAGGGGCGTGGGCATGCGAGGCGACCGGGCTTCATTGACGATGTCGGCACGGTGCGCCCCACGTGCGCGAGCGTCAATCTAAGTTGTTGATATTGATGCCTAATTACACACTGTGTCAGTTTCGACACGAAGCCACGTAATGGTGGTCCTGCGCGGGGCGATATCGCAGAATGACGCGAACGGGCCTCGGTCCCTTGCTGGAAACCCCGTGCAACCCGCCCACCTGCTGCTGGTCGAAGACGACCCCGACATCCGCTCGACGCTCGCCGGCTTCCTGCGCGGCAAGGGCTACGTGGTCGACGAGGCAGCGAGCGGCGAGGCCGCGATGGCCTACCTGGACCTGCCGGGGCTCGACCTCGTCCTGCTCGACGTGATGCTGCCGGGCATCGATGGCCTGGAGGTATGCCGGCGCATCCGCGCACGCGGCGGCCCGCGGATCATCATGCTGACCGCGCTGGGCGAGGCCACCGACAAGGTGGTGGGCCTGGAGATGGGTGCGGACGATTACGTGACCAAACCGTTCGACCTGCGCGAACTGCTCGCACGGGTTCGCGCGATGCTGCGCCGGCCCGCGGCCGATGGTGCCCCCGTCGGTGCCGCGACGTCCGTGGATGCCGGTGACGTGGTGCTTCGCTTCGCGGGCTTTTCCTTCTTCCCCTACCGGCGCTTCGTTCGTTCGGCCGCCGGCGTGCGGATCCTGTTGACCGGCACCGAGACCGACCTGCTGCTTGCCCTGTGCAAGCATCCACGCCAGGTGCTTTCGCGCGACGAGCTGATCGCGCTCACCCGTGGCGAGGCCTTCCCCATCTCCGCACGTTCGGTCGACCTGCTGGTGAGCCGCTTGCGCCGCAAGCTGTCCACCACCGATCCGCTGGATAACCCCATCCGCACCATGCGCGCGGATGGGTATGTCCTGCACGCCGATGTCAGCCAGTCCTGATGCGTAACTTCTTCGCAACCACCATCGGTCAGATCCTGGCCATCGTTGCCAGCGCGTCGGCAGCGACGTTCGGGTTGTTCCTGTTGCTGTTGATGCTGCTCTATCCGCACGTGCCACCGGCGCCGCCGTGGCCGTGGCAGGCCGCGTATCGCGTCGAAGCCCTGGTCGATACCTTGCGTGACGTGCCGGCGAGCGACTATCCCGCCCTGCTTGCGGCGCCGCGTGCGCCGATCACCGAAGCGCGCCTGCTCGAAGCGCCGCCGGTGTGCGACGAGCTCACCAACGAGACGCGCGAGCTGGAATCGGTGCTCAACGAAGGCCTGTCCAACGGCAACGGGCCGGCCACCGTGCGCGTATGCAGCGGTGCGCCCGCCGAGACGGCGACCCAGGTGCTGGTACGCATGGGTGACCAGACGCTCGCCCTGCGCACGCATCGCGTGTCGCGTCCCCCGCCGCACCTCACCTTCCCCTTCGTCGGTGCGCTGCTGTTCCTCTGCGTAGGTGTCGCCGCGATGTCGACGTGGGCGGTGTGGCGCGTGGTCCGTCCGCTGCGCCGGCTCTCCGACAGCGCCGACGCGTTCGGCCGGGACATGGCGGTCGAGCCGCTGGCCGAAGAGGGGCCCCTCGAAATCCAGCGCGCCGCCGCTGCGTTCAATCGCATGCAGCAACGGGTGACCCGTGTGCTGCAGGATCGCACCCGCATGCTTGCCGCGGTCGGCCACGACCTGCGCACGCCGCTGACCCGGATGCAGCTCTCGCTGCAGGCCGCGGAGCCCACGCCGGTGCCACTGCATGCGCGCCTCCTGCGCGACATCGGCCACATGCGGGTGATGGTCGATTCCGCGCTGGCCTATCTCAGCGCCACCGCCGAGGTGGAGCCACGCGAGCCGATGGATGTCGCCGCGCTGCTGCAATCGCTCTGCGACGATTACGCCGACGGCGGTGCGGACGTTGGCTACGACGGCGTGGACGAAGCCGTGGCGCCGTGCCGGCCGAATGCGATCCAGCGTGCGATGGCCAACCTGCTCGACAACGCGGTGCAGTACGGCACCGCGGTGCGCGCGCAGGCGGGGACGGATGGCGACTACGTGCGGATCACCATTGCCAACGACGGCAGCGTGATCCCGGCGGACCGGCTGGACGACATCTTGGAGCCCTTCGTCCGCCTCGATCCGGCACGCAACGATCGTCCGGGCAGCGTCGGGCTTGGCCTCTCCATCGTGCGTGACATCGTCGCCGACCACGGCGGCACCCTGGACATCGCCAACCGCCCTGCCAACGACGGCGTGGTGGTTACGGTGTGCTTGCCGCTGCGGGCGCCGGGCGCAGCGTCGCCATGATTGCGCGGTTGCGGCCCGCCGCCTTGGCCGCGTACATCGCTTCGTCGGCCTTCATCAGCAGGCGGTCGAGGTCGTAGCCGAAGGTGCCGGTACAGGCGACGCCGAAGCTCGCCGTCGCCCGTGCGATCGTCCGGTGCTCGGTGGATGGCTCGCCGATCGCCACGCGCACGCGCTCGACCCGCTCGAGCGCCTGCGCCGGTGTCGTCGCCCGGAACAGCACCGCGAACTCCTCGCCACCCAGCCGGCCGAAGACGTCGTTCGCCGCGAGGTGGTCGCGACATTCGGCGACCACCCGCAGCAGCACCCAGTCACCCTCGGCGTGCCCGAAGCTGTCGTTGATCTGCTTGAAGTGGTCGAGGTCGAACAGGGCCAGCGCGATCGGTTCGCGGCTGCGCGATGCTTCCGCGAGCGCAGCCGTGCACTGGTCGACGAAATACTGCCGGTTGCTGATCCCGGTGAGGCTGTCGTGCCGGGCCTGGCGCATGAAGCGGCGTTGCGAGCGTCGCGTACGCAGCAGCCACAGCACGATCGTCGCCGTGAGCGTCAGCAGCATCAGGAAATACAGCCGGTTGGTCTGCGCATCGCGCAGGTCGGCTTCGCGTTGCAGGTGCAGGATCTGGTTTTGT
This window harbors:
- a CDS encoding response regulator transcription factor encodes the protein MQPAHLLLVEDDPDIRSTLAGFLRGKGYVVDEAASGEAAMAYLDLPGLDLVLLDVMLPGIDGLEVCRRIRARGGPRIIMLTALGEATDKVVGLEMGADDYVTKPFDLRELLARVRAMLRRPAADGAPVGAATSVDAGDVVLRFAGFSFFPYRRFVRSAAGVRILLTGTETDLLLALCKHPRQVLSRDELIALTRGEAFPISARSVDLLVSRLRRKLSTTDPLDNPIRTMRADGYVLHADVSQS
- a CDS encoding HAMP domain-containing protein, translating into MRNFFATTIGQILAIVASASAATFGLFLLLLMLLYPHVPPAPPWPWQAAYRVEALVDTLRDVPASDYPALLAAPRAPITEARLLEAPPVCDELTNETRELESVLNEGLSNGNGPATVRVCSGAPAETATQVLVRMGDQTLALRTHRVSRPPPHLTFPFVGALLFLCVGVAAMSTWAVWRVVRPLRRLSDSADAFGRDMAVEPLAEEGPLEIQRAAAAFNRMQQRVTRVLQDRTRMLAAVGHDLRTPLTRMQLSLQAAEPTPVPLHARLLRDIGHMRVMVDSALAYLSATAEVEPREPMDVAALLQSLCDDYADGGADVGYDGVDEAVAPCRPNAIQRAMANLLDNAVQYGTAVRAQAGTDGDYVRITIANDGSVIPADRLDDILEPFVRLDPARNDRPGSVGLGLSIVRDIVADHGGTLDIANRPANDGVVVTVCLPLRAPGAASP